AGAGCATAAGTATCTCTTTTCAATCAACGAACCCTCTTAACTCACCTTAACCCTTTGGGCATGCGTGATGGCAATAGCTATTGCGTCCGTAATGTCCAAGGGTTTAATCTCTTGCTTAATCCCTAAAATCTTCTTCACCATAAACGCAACCTGCTCTTTAGCCGCTTTTCCATTGCCTGTTACGGCTTTTTTAACTTGGAGCGCTGTGTATTCGCTAAAATTACCAATCGTTTGCAAAATTTTCAAACTCAATGCTCCACGAAATTGTGCCAATTTAATCACCGTTTGAGGGTTATACGCGTAAAAAATATCTTCAATCGCGACTTCATCAATGGTGTGATGTTTTAAGATCGTATCGATTCCTTCAACCAACTCCATAATCTGATGTTGGAGTATTTTTTCTTTAATTT
Above is a genomic segment from Sulfurospirillum halorespirans DSM 13726 containing:
- the ruvC gene encoding crossover junction endodeoxyribonuclease RuvC produces the protein MVILGIDPGTRNCGYAILKKERNSLVLIEAGLIKIKEKILQHQIMELVEGIDTILKHHTIDEVAIEDIFYAYNPQTVIKLAQFRGALSLKILQTIGNFSEYTALQVKKAVTGNGKAAKEQVAFMVKKILGIKQEIKPLDITDAIAIAITHAQRVKVS